The Candoia aspera isolate rCanAsp1 chromosome 6, rCanAsp1.hap2, whole genome shotgun sequence genome has a segment encoding these proteins:
- the PDE6C gene encoding cone cGMP-specific 3',5'-cyclic phosphodiesterase subunit alpha' isoform X1 gives MGEINKEDVAKYLENNPQFAKEFYDRKLRPEAIRNLFRVNSEGVKEGVSFKEMTKLEECEILLELLLEIQEDATSMEKTAHKILQRLAQLLAADRCSMFICRSRNGIPELASRLLDITPTSKYEDNLVPPEREIVFPLDIGIVGWTAHTKKSFNIPDVKKNNHFSDFVDKQTGYTTINMLTIPVAQGKEVLAVFMALNKQNAPEFSKEDEDVFSKYVHFLSLALKQHHTAYLYNIESRKSQILLWSANKVFEELTDIERQFHKAMYTIRQYLNCERYSIGLLDMTKEKEFYDEWPIKLGEVEPYKGPKTPDGREVNFYKIIDYILHGEEQIQVIPTPPADHWCLASGLPTYVAVNGFICNMMNAPADEYFTFQKEAFDETGWTIKNVLSLPIVNKKEEIVGIATFYNRKDGKPFDEYDEQITEMLTQFLGWSVLNTDTYDKMNKLENRKDIAQEMLMYHTKATTEEIKTILKCKEKLNQDNIEDCDEKELIKTLTEELPDPKNAELYEFHFSDFPVTDHDLIKCGIQLFFQINVVEKFKVPVEVLTRWMYTIRKGYRDITYHNWRHGFNVGQTMFALLMTGRLKKYYTDLEAFALVAAAFCHDIDHRGTNNLYQMKSAAPLARLHGSSILERHHLEYSKTLLQDESLNIFQNLNKRQYEAVLHIFEVAIIATDLALYFKKRTMFQKIVDATEKIQDDNDAIKYVSMDPTKKEVIMAMMMTGCDLSAITKPWEVQSKVAFMVANEFWEQGDLERTVLQQQPIPLMDRSKRDELPKLQVGFIDFVCTFVYKEFSRFHKEITPMFDGLQNNRMEWKSQAEIYDEKIKAIEEKKKQEEEVKKGEVGSGETTEGKSKTCRIV, from the exons ATGGGTGAGATAAATAAAGAAGATGTTGCAAAATATCTGGAGAACAACCCACAATTTGCCAAGGAGTTTTATGATAGAAAACTTCGTCCAGAAGCGATAAGAAACCTCTTCAGAGTCAACTCTGAGGGTGTGAAGGAGGGAGTCTCCTTCAAAGAGATGACCAAGCTAGAAGAATGTGAGATACTTTTGGAATTGCTTTTGGAAATCCAGGAAGATGCAACCAGTATGGAAAAGACTGCACATAAAATCCTGCAAAGGTTGGCACAGTTACTAGCAGCAGACAGGTGTAGCATGTTTATTTGCCGTTCCCGCAATGGTATTCCAGAGTTAGCTAGCAGACTCTTAGATATCACCCCTACTTCCAAATATGAGGACAACTTGGTACCTCCTGAAAGAGAAATTGTTTTTCCTTTGGACATTGGGATAGTAGGTTGGACTGCTCATACAAAGAAATCATTTAACATACCGGATGTAAAGAAG AATAATCACTTTTCTGACTTTGTGGATAAGCAAACTGGCTATACCACCATCAATATGCTCACTATTCCTGTTGCGCAAGGCAAGGAAGTTCTCGCTGTTTTCATGGCACTTAATAAACAAAATGCCCCTGAGTTCTCTAAAGAGGATGAAGAT GTCTTTAGTAAAtatgttcattttctttcactTGCTTTAAAACAACACCACACTGCATACCTGTATAACATTGAATCTAGAAAGAGCCAG ATACTTTTATGGTCTGCCAACAAAGTATTTGAAGAACTTACAGATATTGAGCGACAGTTTCACAAAGCCATGTACACTATTCGACAATATTTAAATTGCGAAAGATATTCCATTGGTCTGCTGGACATGACCAAAGAGAAG GAATTTTATGATGAATGGCCAATTAAACTGGGAGAAGTAGAGCCTTACAAAGGACCAAAGACCCCTGATGGTCGG GAAGTTAACTTTTATAAGATAATTGATTATATTCTACATGGAGAAGAACAAATCCAAGTAATTCC gACACCTCCTGCAGATCACTGGTGTCTTGCGAGTGGCTTACCAACATATGTTGCTGTAAATGGATTT ATTTGTAATATGATGAATGCACCAGCAGATGAATATTTCACTTTTCAG aaAGAAGCTTTTGATGAGACAGGCTGGACCATAAAAAATGTCTTATCCTTACCTATtgtaaacaaaaaagaagaaattgtaGGTATAGCTACATTTTACAACAGGAAAGATGGCAAACCCTTCGATGAATATGATGAGCAGATTACTGAA ATGCTTACACAGTTCCTTGGATGGTCAGTTTTAAATACTGACACATATGACAAAATGAATAAGCTTGAAAATCGGAAAGACATTGCTCAGGAAATGCTCATGTATCACACAAAAGCAACAACTGAAGAAATTAAAACCATACTG aaatgcaaagaaaaactgaatcAAGATAATATTGAAGACTGTGATGAGAAAGAGCTTATTAAAACTCTA ACAGAGGAATTGCCTGATCCAAAGAATGCTGAGCTTTATGAATTTCACTTCAGTGACTTCCCTGTTACAGATCATGACTTGATCAAGTGTGGGATACAATTGTTCTTTCAGATAAATGTTGTAGAAAAGTTCAAGGTGCCAGTAGAG GTACTCACAAGATGGATGTATACAATCAGAAAAGGGTATCGCGACATCACTTACCACAACTGGCGGCATGGATTTAATGTCGGACAGACCATGTTTGCTCTTTTAATG ACCGGTAGGTTAAAGAAATATTACACTGACCTAGAAGCCTTTGCTCTGGTAGCTGCAGCTTTCTGCCATGATATTGATCACAGAGGAACCAACAACTTGTATCAAATGAA GTCAGCAGCTCCACTGGCAAGGCTCCATGGCTCTTCCATTTTAGAACGGCACCATCTAGAGTACAGTAAAACACTGCTACAAGATGAG AGTTTAAACATCTTCCAAAATCTAAATAAACGCCAGTATGAAGCTGTTTTACATATATTTGAAGTTGCAATCATAGCGACTGACTTGGCTCTGTATTTCAA GAAAAGAACTATGTTTCAAAAAATAGTGGATgccactgaaaaaatacaagatgACAATGACGCGATTAAATATGTATCTATGGACCCAACCAAAAAAGAAGTAATCAT ggcGATGATGATGACTGGTTGTGACCTTTCTGCCATCACTAAACCTTGGGAGGTACAAAGTAAG GTTGCCTTCATGGTTGCAAATGAATTCTGGGAGCAAGGTGATCTTGAACGAACTGTCTTACAGCAACAGCCAATT CCTTTGATGGATAGGAGCAAGAGGGATGAATTACCCAAGCTTCAAGTTGGTTTCATTGATTTTGTATGTACCTTTGTGTATAAG GAATTCTCAAGGTTCCATAAAGAAATTACACCTATGTTTGATGGCCTTCAAAACAATCGAATGGAATGGAAATCACAAGCTGAAATTTATGACGAGAAGATAAAAGctattgaagaaaagaaaaagcaagaagaagaggtcaagaaag GAGAAGTTGGAAGTGGAGAAACAACAGAAGGCAAATCAAAGACATGTAGAATTGTATAA
- the PDE6C gene encoding cone cGMP-specific 3',5'-cyclic phosphodiesterase subunit alpha' isoform X2: MGEINKEDVAKYLENNPQFAKEFYDRKLRPEAIRNLFRVNSEGVKEGVSFKEMTKLEECEILLELLLEIQEDATSMEKTAHKILQRLAQLLAADRCSMFICRSRNGIPELASRLLDITPTSKYEDNLVPPEREIVFPLDIGIVGWTAHTKKSFNIPDVKKNNHFSDFVDKQTGYTTINMLTIPVAQGKEVLAVFMALNKQNAPEFSKEDEDVFSKYVHFLSLALKQHHTAYLYNIESRKSQILLWSANKVFEELTDIERQFHKAMYTIRQYLNCERYSIGLLDMTKEKEFYDEWPIKLGEVEPYKGPKTPDGREVNFYKIIDYILHGEEQIQVIPTPPADHWCLASGLPTYVAVNGFICNMMNAPADEYFTFQKEAFDETGWTIKNVLSLPIVNKKEEIVGIATFYNRKDGKPFDEYDEQITEMLTQFLGWSVLNTDTYDKMNKLENRKDIAQEMLMYHTKATTEEIKTILKCKEKLNQDNIEDCDEKELIKTLTEELPDPKNAELYEFHFSDFPVTDHDLIKCGIQLFFQINVVEKFKVPVEVLTRWMYTIRKGYRDITYHNWRHGFNVGQTMFALLMTGRLKKYYTDLEAFALVAAAFCHDIDHRGTNNLYQMKSAAPLARLHGSSILERHHLEYSKTLLQDESLNIFQNLNKRQYEAVLHIFEVAIIATDLALYFKKRTMFQKIVDATEKIQDDNDAIKYVSMDPTKKEVIMAMMMTGCDLSAITKPWEVQSKVAFMVANEFWEQGDLERTVLQQQPIPLMDRSKRDELPKLQVGFIDFVCTFVYKEFSRFHKEITPMFDGLQNNRMEWKSQAEIYDEKIKAIEEKKKQEEEVKKVEKVGSGETTEGKSKTCRIV; this comes from the exons ATGGGTGAGATAAATAAAGAAGATGTTGCAAAATATCTGGAGAACAACCCACAATTTGCCAAGGAGTTTTATGATAGAAAACTTCGTCCAGAAGCGATAAGAAACCTCTTCAGAGTCAACTCTGAGGGTGTGAAGGAGGGAGTCTCCTTCAAAGAGATGACCAAGCTAGAAGAATGTGAGATACTTTTGGAATTGCTTTTGGAAATCCAGGAAGATGCAACCAGTATGGAAAAGACTGCACATAAAATCCTGCAAAGGTTGGCACAGTTACTAGCAGCAGACAGGTGTAGCATGTTTATTTGCCGTTCCCGCAATGGTATTCCAGAGTTAGCTAGCAGACTCTTAGATATCACCCCTACTTCCAAATATGAGGACAACTTGGTACCTCCTGAAAGAGAAATTGTTTTTCCTTTGGACATTGGGATAGTAGGTTGGACTGCTCATACAAAGAAATCATTTAACATACCGGATGTAAAGAAG AATAATCACTTTTCTGACTTTGTGGATAAGCAAACTGGCTATACCACCATCAATATGCTCACTATTCCTGTTGCGCAAGGCAAGGAAGTTCTCGCTGTTTTCATGGCACTTAATAAACAAAATGCCCCTGAGTTCTCTAAAGAGGATGAAGAT GTCTTTAGTAAAtatgttcattttctttcactTGCTTTAAAACAACACCACACTGCATACCTGTATAACATTGAATCTAGAAAGAGCCAG ATACTTTTATGGTCTGCCAACAAAGTATTTGAAGAACTTACAGATATTGAGCGACAGTTTCACAAAGCCATGTACACTATTCGACAATATTTAAATTGCGAAAGATATTCCATTGGTCTGCTGGACATGACCAAAGAGAAG GAATTTTATGATGAATGGCCAATTAAACTGGGAGAAGTAGAGCCTTACAAAGGACCAAAGACCCCTGATGGTCGG GAAGTTAACTTTTATAAGATAATTGATTATATTCTACATGGAGAAGAACAAATCCAAGTAATTCC gACACCTCCTGCAGATCACTGGTGTCTTGCGAGTGGCTTACCAACATATGTTGCTGTAAATGGATTT ATTTGTAATATGATGAATGCACCAGCAGATGAATATTTCACTTTTCAG aaAGAAGCTTTTGATGAGACAGGCTGGACCATAAAAAATGTCTTATCCTTACCTATtgtaaacaaaaaagaagaaattgtaGGTATAGCTACATTTTACAACAGGAAAGATGGCAAACCCTTCGATGAATATGATGAGCAGATTACTGAA ATGCTTACACAGTTCCTTGGATGGTCAGTTTTAAATACTGACACATATGACAAAATGAATAAGCTTGAAAATCGGAAAGACATTGCTCAGGAAATGCTCATGTATCACACAAAAGCAACAACTGAAGAAATTAAAACCATACTG aaatgcaaagaaaaactgaatcAAGATAATATTGAAGACTGTGATGAGAAAGAGCTTATTAAAACTCTA ACAGAGGAATTGCCTGATCCAAAGAATGCTGAGCTTTATGAATTTCACTTCAGTGACTTCCCTGTTACAGATCATGACTTGATCAAGTGTGGGATACAATTGTTCTTTCAGATAAATGTTGTAGAAAAGTTCAAGGTGCCAGTAGAG GTACTCACAAGATGGATGTATACAATCAGAAAAGGGTATCGCGACATCACTTACCACAACTGGCGGCATGGATTTAATGTCGGACAGACCATGTTTGCTCTTTTAATG ACCGGTAGGTTAAAGAAATATTACACTGACCTAGAAGCCTTTGCTCTGGTAGCTGCAGCTTTCTGCCATGATATTGATCACAGAGGAACCAACAACTTGTATCAAATGAA GTCAGCAGCTCCACTGGCAAGGCTCCATGGCTCTTCCATTTTAGAACGGCACCATCTAGAGTACAGTAAAACACTGCTACAAGATGAG AGTTTAAACATCTTCCAAAATCTAAATAAACGCCAGTATGAAGCTGTTTTACATATATTTGAAGTTGCAATCATAGCGACTGACTTGGCTCTGTATTTCAA GAAAAGAACTATGTTTCAAAAAATAGTGGATgccactgaaaaaatacaagatgACAATGACGCGATTAAATATGTATCTATGGACCCAACCAAAAAAGAAGTAATCAT ggcGATGATGATGACTGGTTGTGACCTTTCTGCCATCACTAAACCTTGGGAGGTACAAAGTAAG GTTGCCTTCATGGTTGCAAATGAATTCTGGGAGCAAGGTGATCTTGAACGAACTGTCTTACAGCAACAGCCAATT CCTTTGATGGATAGGAGCAAGAGGGATGAATTACCCAAGCTTCAAGTTGGTTTCATTGATTTTGTATGTACCTTTGTGTATAAG GAATTCTCAAGGTTCCATAAAGAAATTACACCTATGTTTGATGGCCTTCAAAACAATCGAATGGAATGGAAATCACAAGCTGAAATTTATGACGAGAAGATAAAAGctattgaagaaaagaaaaagcaagaagaagaggtcaagaaag TGGAAA AAGTTGGAAGTGGAGAAACAACAGAAGGCAAATCAAAGACATGTAGAATTGTATAA